The Bacteroidota bacterium genome segment AATTTCAGCCTGCTCAGGCAAATAAAGTTTTTAGATGTAGTTATTATCCAATGCGTTATCCAGCCTTTGATGGGAGAAGTCTAAAAGGGAAAGACCCTATTGAGATAAATCCAATCTCCTACATATGCAACTTAAATATTCCAAACAGTATGCAAGAAAAATTGAATAACAATGATGCTAGTTTTCGTCAGAATAATGGAATAATGTATTTTAAAGTACCTTTTGAAAATTTTCACATTCAATTATTGAATGTGCAGGGTCAGACTATTTTTTCAGGTGAGAATAAGAGTGAAATAAATACTCAGAATATACAAAAGGGATTTTATGTTTTGAAGGCGCAATCTTCAGAAGGCGCAATCTTTAGCCGGAAAGTATTTATCTAAATTAAATCAATCTTCCAATATCCTGAACTCAACTCGTCTATTTTTCTGGCGACCTTTGTCATTTGAATTAACATCAATTGGTGCTGATTCCCCATAACCTGTTGTCATAATACGGTCAGCAGAAATCCCTTTTTTCACCATCATTTCCTTCACTTTTTCTGATCTCTTTTGTGATAACTTAATGTTGTAATTTTCCTGACCTCTTTCATCTGTATGTCCTGCTATTTCAATAATAACACCTTTGTTCCGTTTCATAAACGTAATAACATTGATCAATTCTTTTGCAGTACCTTTAACAATATCGGTTTTGTCAAATACAAATTTGATATCAGGAAAAATAAGTTGATCGAATTCGTGTTCAATTAATGAAGTTTCATCCAGCTCAAGTACTGATTCTGCCGTATCAATTTCTGTTTTTTTTCCAATTGAAATTTGATCAAAGTCAGTAATATCCTTAATTTCAAACTTTTTCATTTCAAGCTGTTTGATCTCTTCTTCTTTAAATGTTACATTGAAGTCATAGTTAGGATTGGACTTTATTTTATTGATTTTATCAGGCACATAACTAAACTTAACCGTTAGCGTGTCGGCCACAACGCCATTTGGAGGACAAACTTTCAAAAAGAAAACATAATCGCCCTGAATTTCCATATTTATGCGGATTCCATAGTAGTTTTTAACTTTCTTGTAAATATCTCCCAATATCCATTCAAGGTCTCCTGTTTCATAAATTCGGTAATAACTGCCTTCAGTATAATCTGCTATTGCCTTCAGGTAGTCTTCACTGATATAGTCGCCAAAGCCAATGGTATGAACTTTTATATTGTTTTCCAGTGCTTTTAAAATAACATCTCGTTTTGAGGAAAAAGAAGCATTTTCATTTCCATCGGTAAAAAGTATGACTGATTTTTCCTGGAAGCCTCGGGTATCTTTTATTTTTGATATGCCTACTGCAACGCCATCTAATAATGCAGTTCCTCCGCCATAGCCATATAAGCCATTAAGACCAATTTCTTTAAACAGTGCTTTCTTATTATTGCTAAACTGAGCATCAACACCAACTCGGTCGTCATATTTAATAACAGCTACAGCATCTTCATCCGATTTGGAATCTATAAATCCGACCACTCCTCTTTGCAGTGTTTTGGCTCTTTCTTCTCCCATCGAGCCACTATGATCGAGCACCAAAGAAATAGCATTGGGTTGAGGCTCCCGTTCGCTGTATTCATAAATTTCGAAATCAGTAAGCTGTATGGTTTCTCCATTCGGTTTTTGGACAATCAGGTTACACCAGATGTTTTTCCAATCTTCCTCTCCACCACCAAAATAATAGACTCCTCTTTTGTCCATTATATGAAGCTTAATTTCTGCAAAAGAGTCGCTTTGGCTAATTGTTTTGAGAACAATTGACAGTGAGTCCTGAATTTCACTGATATGCCGGCTTCGTGTAAAGCGAGGATAATAAAATCCTTGGGGAACAACACCGTCCTTGCCGATTATATTTTCAACTATAAATTGAAGAGTGTCTGTGAAATAGGACATCTCCAGCGATTTTTCTCCAAAATCCGCAACAATAGCTGAAGTATTCACAAAACCATATTTTTTGTTTTTATCTCGGGCAATAATAAGTTTACTATCTGGTGTATATTGTATGAAATCTACATTTTCAATAAAAGATTTATCCTGAGAGATGGGAGCTGGTTTTGCATAAATGCCTTTTTTCAGGAAATTGTTGTTTTCAAGAACGACAAAACGTAAATCAGGACTAATAACTCTTTTTTTGATTTGTGTTTTAGGAATTATTGTATACTCAAACGTATTAAAATCAAATGCATAATTAAACTCATCAACATAGCGCTGAGATTCTACGTTGAACATACGTTTATTCATATGGTCGACATCCAGAAAAAGAATGCTGTCATTAGCCCAAAAATAATTTATTCCCTCCTTTGATTTGTTCTCATCAACAATTTCAAATACTGCTTTTGCCTTGCTGTTGTCAACTACAGCTAATGACTGAATATTGTTTTTACTGCTGAGGGCAAGAATCAGGTATTTCCCATTTGGGCTTACGGTACTTTTATTAATAATGACTTTAACAGGCAATTTGATATCTGCATAAAAATCGGGTGTATTCTCTTTTGATTGACCCCGAATATCTGCTGTTATTTCTTTTAATAGTTTGTAGGAGCTGAATTTCTTAACTCGTTTCAGTTTGGGCAAAGTGTACACATAACTGGAATAGTTATTCTTGGTTTTACGCCCAATAGTTATACTTTTCGCATCACTTGAAAAACGGATAACGGAGCCATAAAACCTTTTTAAAAGGCGGGGATTTCCTGATTTCCATAAATAGCTGGTGTTTTTATCATCCAGCACCACTATGTATTTGTCGTTTTCACTAAAACAGATATCAACTATTTTGCTGCTAGTTGGTAGATTTCGGTAACTGAATATTTTGCCACCACTATGTGCATCATATACATTGAGCTTATTTTCTTCAGCCAACAAAAACTGGTTGTCGAAATTGTCAAAAGTAAAAATGCATTCGTCACTAAAGTATTTTATGTATTTTTTATTGGATATTTTTAAATGCCTTGTTTTCGGAAAATAAGAGATTACACGTCCTGCTTTTACATCACAAACCAAATCGTT includes the following:
- a CDS encoding T9SS type A sorting domain-containing protein; translation: LDGGNVLICDGGKGVFFEVDTVGNKVWEYVNPVSANGIIEQFQPAQANKVFRCSYYPMRYPAFDGRSLKGKDPIEINPISYICNLNIPNSMQEKLNNNDASFRQNNGIMYFKVPFENFHIQLLNVQGQTIFSGENKSEINTQNIQKGFYVLKAQSSEGAIFSRKVFI
- a CDS encoding OmpA family protein, with the translated sequence MQQTRKIYLLILFLTTITFHSFSQTFTSVSGNSRIFAVCKQEGREKGVDSFKVIIGKKNVKKILYTYHIDVYDLKTNNKFSAFKIKYEFKSKMDTMFLSPTGKSLYMSFPDNDLVCDVKAGRVISYFPKTRHLKISNKKYIKYFSDECIFTFDNFDNQFLLAEENKLNVYDAHSGGKIFSYRNLPTSSKIVDICFSENDKYIVVLDDKNTSYLWKSGNPRLLKRFYGSVIRFSSDAKSITIGRKTKNNYSSYVYTLPKLKRVKKFSSYKLLKEITADIRGQSKENTPDFYADIKLPVKVIINKSTVSPNGKYLILALSSKNNIQSLAVVDNSKAKAVFEIVDENKSKEGINYFWANDSILFLDVDHMNKRMFNVESQRYVDEFNYAFDFNTFEYTIIPKTQIKKRVISPDLRFVVLENNNFLKKGIYAKPAPISQDKSFIENVDFIQYTPDSKLIIARDKNKKYGFVNTSAIVADFGEKSLEMSYFTDTLQFIVENIIGKDGVVPQGFYYPRFTRSRHISEIQDSLSIVLKTISQSDSFAEIKLHIMDKRGVYYFGGGEEDWKNIWCNLIVQKPNGETIQLTDFEIYEYSEREPQPNAISLVLDHSGSMGEERAKTLQRGVVGFIDSKSDEDAVAVIKYDDRVGVDAQFSNNKKALFKEIGLNGLYGYGGGTALLDGVAVGISKIKDTRGFQEKSVILFTDGNENASFSSKRDVILKALENNIKVHTIGFGDYISEDYLKAIADYTEGSYYRIYETGDLEWILGDIYKKVKNYYGIRINMEIQGDYVFFLKVCPPNGVVADTLTVKFSYVPDKINKIKSNPNYDFNVTFKEEEIKQLEMKKFEIKDITDFDQISIGKKTEIDTAESVLELDETSLIEHEFDQLIFPDIKFVFDKTDIVKGTAKELINVITFMKRNKGVIIEIAGHTDERGQENYNIKLSQKRSEKVKEMMVKKGISADRIMTTGYGESAPIDVNSNDKGRQKNRRVEFRILED